In Gammaproteobacteria bacterium, one DNA window encodes the following:
- a CDS encoding SH3 domain-containing protein translates to MEKSSLIHSCWLKNRVSIPLIGVFLFLPGYTVADIEFLSIAENSAVMYDAPSLRADKLFVADRHLPVEVVVDVEGWAKVRDSSGSLAWVEKKLLSPQRYVVVTVPFAGIYKSADTNSELVFQAEQNIVLEWLDSDSNGWVKVRHSSGQTGYVKANQVWGS, encoded by the coding sequence ATGGAGAAAAGCTCGCTGATTCATTCGTGCTGGTTAAAAAACAGAGTAAGTATTCCGTTGATCGGTGTTTTTCTGTTTCTTCCCGGTTACACCGTTGCCGACATAGAGTTTTTATCGATAGCTGAAAATTCCGCTGTGATGTATGACGCTCCGTCACTTAGGGCCGACAAATTATTTGTGGCGGACCGTCATCTTCCGGTCGAAGTTGTCGTGGATGTTGAGGGCTGGGCAAAAGTTCGTGATAGTAGCGGAAGTCTTGCCTGGGTTGAGAAGAAACTATTAAGCCCGCAGCGTTATGTTGTTGTGACGGTACCTTTTGCCGGTATCTACAAATCGGCCGATACGAACTCGGAATTGGTGTTTCAGGCCGAACAGAATATTGTTCTGGAATGGCTGGATTCCGATAGTAACGGTTGGGTAAAAGTGCGGCATTCCAGTGGTCAAACCGGTTATGTCAAAGCCAATCAGGTCTGGGGGTCATGA